Proteins co-encoded in one Armatimonadota bacterium genomic window:
- the lpqP gene encoding hypothetical protein: MPQEPQEITLQVEGVRRKALVYPGSECLRKPSPVVLVFHGFTGNASHAARAYGLHTAWKEALVVYPQGLTVYSPRLLRHGPGWQHRPGEYDDRDLKFVDALLAELKSRYRVDEKAIYACGMSNGALFCFVLLAERANTFAAFAPVAGAGGMFLWRARTPRAVLMVNGKADRLVPFQAAERTRDWLRRLNGCGNEQQEWAKGCITYLPVKDNQHVVFCAHEGGHLWPPDATAHIVRFFQQHRLR; encoded by the coding sequence ATGCCGCAAGAACCGCAAGAGATCACTCTGCAGGTAGAGGGTGTTCGACGCAAGGCGCTGGTATATCCCGGCTCAGAATGCCTGCGAAAGCCTTCGCCGGTGGTGCTGGTGTTTCACGGCTTCACCGGAAATGCTTCTCACGCCGCCCGTGCGTACGGGCTGCATACAGCATGGAAAGAGGCGCTGGTAGTCTATCCCCAGGGACTGACTGTGTATAGCCCCCGCTTACTGCGCCATGGACCGGGCTGGCAACATCGCCCGGGCGAGTACGACGACCGCGATCTGAAGTTTGTGGACGCGCTGCTGGCGGAGCTGAAATCCCGCTACCGGGTGGACGAGAAGGCAATCTACGCTTGCGGAATGTCTAACGGTGCACTTTTCTGTTTCGTGTTGCTCGCGGAGAGGGCAAACACTTTCGCAGCGTTTGCACCGGTGGCCGGGGCAGGAGGAATGTTCTTATGGCGAGCACGGACGCCCCGTGCTGTGCTGATGGTAAACGGCAAGGCGGACAGGCTGGTTCCCTTTCAGGCAGCGGAACGCACGCGGGACTGGTTGCGCCGGCTCAACGGTTGCGGCAATGAGCAGCAGGAGTGGGCGAAGGGATGCATCACCTATCTGCCTGTGAAGGACAACCAGCATGTGGTGTTCTGTGCACATGAAGGGGGACATCTCTGGCCGCCCGATGCCACTGCGCACATTGTGCGTTTCTTCCAACAACACCGCCTCCGCTGA
- a CDS encoding ABC transporter — translation MENTELIRAEDVWAGYGTTPVLKGIQLRLWRGEMVGLLGPNGSGKSTLLRVLSGVLKPQRGQVWLEGKPLSQLRAKEVAQRLAFVPQREEVAFGFTAWEVVLLGRAPYIGWWGKERVEDLRATRRAMERTDSLSLAERAFSTLSGGERQRVVLARGLAQETPLLLLDEPLTHLDVAHQVGTLSLLRQLNREEGLTVLAALHDINLASEFCDRLIVLRQGQMVADGTPSEVITPALLARVFGLDAWVRVNPATGRPHVLPRTLQHVEAQAGNGRRVHIVCGGGTGAAWIGALARTGWHLSVGVLHLLDSDEEIAQELGAEVITEAPFTPISSESLVLLRDALAEVEAILVAPVAFGYGNLANLQAVEEAQRAGKRVLLADCNWQERDFTGGQALEMIERLKANGAQVVASPEEAVAVLETLSRDGR, via the coding sequence ATGGAAAACACGGAACTGATACGTGCGGAAGATGTCTGGGCGGGATACGGCACAACACCTGTGCTGAAGGGCATCCAGCTGCGTCTGTGGCGCGGGGAGATGGTGGGCTTGCTGGGACCGAACGGCAGCGGCAAGTCCACGCTGTTGCGCGTGCTCAGCGGGGTGCTGAAACCGCAAAGGGGACAGGTGTGGCTGGAGGGAAAACCTCTGAGCCAGCTGCGCGCGAAGGAGGTGGCGCAAAGGCTGGCGTTTGTGCCTCAGCGCGAGGAGGTGGCGTTCGGCTTCACCGCGTGGGAGGTGGTGCTGCTGGGACGCGCACCTTATATCGGCTGGTGGGGTAAAGAACGTGTAGAAGACCTGCGGGCGACTCGACGAGCGATGGAACGGACAGATAGCCTGTCTCTGGCGGAGCGAGCTTTCAGCACGCTGAGCGGCGGAGAGAGGCAACGGGTGGTGCTGGCGCGCGGCTTAGCGCAAGAGACGCCTCTGCTGCTCCTGGACGAACCGTTGACGCATCTGGATGTGGCGCATCAGGTGGGCACGCTCTCTCTACTGCGCCAGCTGAACCGTGAGGAGGGGCTGACGGTGCTGGCGGCTCTGCACGACATCAACCTTGCTTCTGAGTTCTGCGACCGACTGATTGTGCTTCGACAGGGACAGATGGTGGCAGACGGTACGCCCTCAGAGGTGATTACACCCGCCTTGCTGGCTCGTGTGTTCGGTCTGGACGCCTGGGTACGGGTGAACCCGGCGACGGGGCGTCCGCATGTGCTACCGCGCACCCTGCAGCACGTAGAGGCGCAGGCAGGCAACGGCAGGCGGGTACATATCGTGTGCGGAGGGGGCACAGGCGCAGCATGGATCGGCGCGCTGGCGCGGACGGGGTGGCACCTCTCAGTGGGCGTTCTGCACCTGCTGGATAGCGACGAAGAAATCGCCCAGGAGCTGGGCGCGGAGGTCATCACGGAGGCGCCGTTCACGCCTATCTCGTCGGAGAGTCTGGTGCTGTTGCGTGATGCGCTGGCGGAGGTGGAGGCGATACTGGTTGCGCCGGTAGCGTTTGGATACGGCAACCTCGCCAACCTGCAGGCAGTGGAGGAGGCGCAACGGGCGGGCAAACGGGTGCTGCTGGCGGACTGCAACTGGCAGGAGCGCGACTTTACCGGCGGGCAGGCGTTGGAGATGATCGAGCGGTTGAAAGCGAATGGGGCGCAGGTGGTTGCCAGTCCGGAGGAGGCGGTAGCGGTGCTGGAGACACTTTCAAGGGATGGGAGGTAG
- a CDS encoding restriction endonuclease subunit M, with amino-acid sequence MTQTNTLYYGDNLDILRKRVQDETVDLIYLDPPFNSARDYNVLFREQSGEPAQAQIKAFTDTWQWSERAYVQFCEECPKPALVELLQGFVKTLGRNDVTAYLVMMAPRLMELHRVLKRTGSLYLHCDPTASHYLKVMLDVIFGARNFKNEIIWQRITSKGNVQRKFGAVHDVLLYYAKQRGSETWNQVYRPLREEYASSFYRYVEEGTGRRYSLGDLTAPMQRASRGQIYEWRGITPPPTRCWVYSKEKMDELYAAGRIVFTKNGFPRYKRYLDEVSGEKVPDIWDDIFQLSTKEALGYPTQKPLALLERIILASSNEDDVVLDPFCGCGTAIVAAQKLQRRWIGIDITHLAIALIKYRLADMFDLREGKDYQVVGEPTTVEDARTLAHHDRDEFQRWAIGLIPRARPYQDKKGADTGIDGVLFFKDDPSDPKKVVIQVKSGHVSVKDIRDFRGVIEREKATLGLFVTLCEPTRAMLTEAQSTGFYITPLGRLHLPRLQIRTIEQLLRGEGFQIPGAAMLMGVSRADRVQQEVWQGELEM; translated from the coding sequence ATGACCCAAACCAACACCCTCTACTACGGCGATAACCTCGACATCCTGCGCAAACGGGTGCAGGATGAAACCGTAGACCTCATCTATCTCGACCCGCCTTTCAACAGCGCACGCGACTATAACGTGCTCTTCCGCGAGCAGTCGGGAGAACCCGCACAGGCGCAAATCAAAGCCTTCACCGACACCTGGCAGTGGAGCGAGCGCGCCTACGTGCAGTTCTGCGAAGAGTGCCCCAAACCCGCCCTTGTGGAACTGTTGCAGGGCTTCGTCAAAACGCTGGGGCGCAACGATGTCACCGCCTACCTCGTTATGATGGCGCCGCGCCTGATGGAACTGCACCGAGTGCTCAAGCGCACGGGCAGTCTCTACCTGCACTGCGACCCCACCGCCAGCCACTACCTCAAGGTGATGCTCGACGTCATCTTCGGTGCGCGCAACTTCAAAAACGAGATTATCTGGCAGAGGATAACATCCAAAGGCAACGTTCAGCGAAAGTTCGGAGCTGTCCATGATGTTCTTCTATACTATGCGAAGCAGCGTGGGAGCGAAACGTGGAATCAGGTTTACCGTCCATTACGCGAGGAGTACGCCAGCTCGTTCTACCGCTATGTGGAGGAAGGCACAGGACGCAGGTACAGCTTGGGCGATTTGACAGCCCCTATGCAACGTGCATCGCGGGGGCAGATATACGAATGGCGAGGAATAACACCGCCACCAACGAGGTGCTGGGTCTACTCGAAAGAGAAGATGGACGAGCTGTATGCTGCAGGAAGGATTGTCTTCACAAAAAATGGATTTCCTCGCTACAAACGCTATTTGGACGAAGTGTCGGGCGAGAAAGTACCTGATATCTGGGATGACATCTTTCAACTATCAACTAAAGAAGCCCTCGGCTACCCTACCCAAAAACCCCTCGCCCTGCTGGAGCGAATCATTCTCGCCTCCAGTAACGAGGACGACGTAGTGTTAGACCCCTTCTGCGGATGCGGAACCGCCATCGTCGCCGCGCAGAAGCTCCAGCGCCGCTGGATAGGCATCGACATCACCCACCTCGCCATCGCCCTCATCAAATACCGCCTCGCCGATATGTTTGACCTGCGTGAGGGCAAAGACTACCAGGTGGTCGGCGAACCCACTACCGTTGAGGATGCCCGCACCCTTGCCCACCACGACCGCGATGAGTTCCAGCGATGGGCAATCGGGCTTATCCCACGCGCACGCCCCTATCAAGACAAAAAAGGTGCGGACACCGGCATCGACGGCGTGCTCTTCTTCAAAGACGACCCGTCCGACCCCAAGAAAGTGGTGATTCAGGTCAAAAGCGGGCACGTAAGCGTCAAGGACATTCGCGACTTCCGCGGCGTCATCGAGCGCGAGAAGGCAACGCTCGGCTTGTTCGTCACCCTGTGCGAACCCACCCGCGCCATGCTCACCGAGGCGCAGAGCACTGGCTTCTACATTACCCCGCTGGGCAGGCTGCACCTGCCCCGCCTGCAGATTCGCACCATCGAGCAACTCCTGCGCGGCGAAGGTTTCCAGATACCCGGTGCGGCGATGTTGATGGGAGTCTCCCGCGCCGATCGTGTGCAGCAAGAAGTCTGGCAGGGAGAGCTGGAGATGTGA
- a CDS encoding D-mannonate dehydratase CC2812, with amino-acid sequence MKITEVRVIVTCPGRNYVLVKVMTDEGVYGVGDGTLNGSELAVAAAIEHCSHLLVGMDPQRIEDIWYFLYHHTYWRGGPVYAAAIGAIDIALWDIKGKLANMPVYQLLGGAARDKVLCYGHAWGRTPQEVEESVRRLQEKGYKVIRAQIGGYGGSGMVRTEPPPRPGIPPTQYFDPTPYMLEHVKLFEYLRQQLGDAVELCHDVHEQLTPVQAAWLAKQLEPYRLFFLEDVLPPEQIPSFALVRQASTTPLAMGEIVHNRYDALPLLQNRWIDYLRCAPMHVGGITEMRKIAAVAETFGVRMAFHGAADLGPIAQAAAVHLDMVIPNFGVQEWVTFPEQAYEVMPGACEFRDGYAYPPERPGIGLDINEQLAAKYPYQRAFMPIVRREDGTMHRY; translated from the coding sequence ATGAAGATCACCGAAGTGCGTGTCATCGTCACCTGCCCGGGACGCAACTACGTGCTGGTAAAGGTGATGACCGATGAGGGCGTATACGGCGTAGGCGACGGTACACTCAACGGAAGCGAGCTGGCAGTGGCTGCGGCGATCGAGCATTGCTCGCATCTGCTCGTCGGCATGGACCCGCAACGTATCGAGGACATCTGGTATTTCCTGTATCACCATACCTACTGGCGCGGTGGTCCCGTTTACGCGGCAGCCATCGGCGCGATAGACATCGCCTTGTGGGACATCAAGGGCAAACTGGCAAACATGCCGGTGTATCAGCTGCTGGGCGGAGCGGCTCGAGACAAAGTGCTGTGCTATGGACACGCCTGGGGACGCACACCGCAGGAGGTGGAGGAAAGCGTACGCAGACTGCAGGAGAAGGGATATAAGGTCATCCGCGCCCAAATAGGCGGATACGGCGGATCGGGAATGGTGCGTACGGAGCCACCGCCACGCCCGGGCATCCCGCCGACGCAGTACTTTGACCCCACGCCCTACATGCTGGAACACGTGAAGCTGTTCGAGTATCTGCGCCAGCAGCTGGGCGACGCGGTGGAGCTGTGCCACGACGTGCATGAGCAGCTGACCCCCGTTCAGGCGGCATGGCTGGCGAAGCAGCTGGAGCCGTACCGGTTGTTTTTCCTGGAGGATGTGTTACCACCGGAACAGATACCCAGCTTCGCTCTGGTTCGGCAAGCCTCTACTACGCCTCTGGCGATGGGTGAAATCGTACACAACCGCTATGATGCCCTCCCGCTGCTGCAGAACCGCTGGATAGACTATCTGCGCTGTGCGCCGATGCACGTGGGCGGCATTACCGAGATGCGCAAAATCGCTGCGGTCGCCGAGACGTTTGGCGTGCGGATGGCTTTTCACGGCGCGGCAGACCTGGGACCGATTGCGCAGGCAGCAGCGGTGCACCTGGATATGGTGATACCCAACTTTGGCGTGCAGGAATGGGTGACGTTCCCCGAGCAGGCGTATGAGGTGATGCCCGGCGCCTGTGAGTTTCGGGATGGTTACGCCTACCCGCCGGAGCGACCCGGTATCGGGCTGGACATTAACGAGCAGCTGGCGGCAAAATACCCTTATCAGCGGGCGTTCATGCCCATCGTGCGCCGCGAAGACGGCACGATGCACCGATATTAA
- a CDS encoding UDP-glucose 4-epimerase: MRILITGGAGHLAEYVAQSLCMEHEVVLTDRRPLSEDCDDVRRNMPFLLADLMSKEDCLRATEGIDAIAHLGAIAGAGPHTFATNTVSTWNLYEAAQYHGVKRVAFASSINALGLGPYRISEKGFPLPKLPIDETVPADPQDNYAVSKYVNEITARAFFSAYGIRAHCLRLCGIWRPDWFEHYRPRPLEQLKRPNHEGYLVSTWHYVHSVDAAEAFRLSLETDDAPDFAVYYVVAPFTNRPEPTQELIARFLPHWLPLAGGIEGRQALYSTAKIERELGWQARYLLSEENLTGGTS, encoded by the coding sequence ATGCGGATTCTGATTACTGGTGGGGCTGGACATCTGGCAGAGTATGTAGCACAGAGCTTGTGCATGGAGCATGAGGTTGTACTGACCGACAGGCGTCCGCTATCGGAGGACTGCGATGACGTACGCCGCAACATGCCGTTCTTGCTCGCTGACCTGATGAGTAAGGAGGACTGTCTTCGCGCTACTGAGGGCATCGATGCTATCGCGCACCTGGGAGCTATCGCAGGCGCGGGACCTCATACTTTTGCCACGAATACGGTGAGCACCTGGAACCTGTACGAGGCGGCACAGTATCACGGGGTGAAGCGTGTGGCTTTCGCCAGCAGTATCAATGCACTGGGTTTGGGACCCTATCGTATTTCCGAGAAAGGTTTTCCCCTGCCGAAACTGCCTATCGACGAGACAGTTCCTGCAGACCCACAGGATAACTACGCGGTGTCTAAATACGTGAACGAGATAACCGCCCGTGCTTTCTTCAGTGCGTACGGTATCCGCGCCCATTGTCTGCGCCTGTGTGGCATCTGGCGACCCGACTGGTTCGAACACTATCGCCCCCGCCCGCTGGAGCAGCTGAAGCGTCCGAACCACGAGGGTTATCTGGTCAGCACGTGGCACTATGTGCACTCAGTCGATGCAGCGGAGGCGTTTCGGCTGTCGCTGGAGACAGACGACGCTCCCGATTTTGCCGTCTACTATGTGGTGGCGCCGTTCACCAACCGCCCCGAACCTACTCAGGAGCTCATTGCCCGCTTCCTTCCTCACTGGTTGCCGCTGGCGGGAGGTATCGAGGGCAGGCAGGCACTATACAGCACCGCGAAAATAGAGCGTGAGCTGGGCTGGCAGGCGCGCTATCTGCTGTCCGAAGAGAACCTGACAGGAGGCACCTCATGA
- a CDS encoding methyltransferase, protein MCAKGGLERFINQIVEGDCRELLPQLPDECVDLIVTSPPYADQRKHIYGGVHPDEYVDWFLPISAELKRVLKPTGSFVLNIKERVVNGERHTYVIELILRMREQGWLWTEEYIWHKKNTYPGKWPNRFRDAWERCLHFTKQKQFKMFQEAVMVPMGDWRHARLRKLSENDLRRDVSRVGSGFGKRVANWIGRELAYPTNVLHMATECYNRNHAATFPVDLPAWFIKLFTEPGDLVLDPFMGSGTTAVACVRLGRKYIGFEWNPEYVQVARERVAKESSQPNLYTFAEERAEYEPQ, encoded by the coding sequence ATGTGCGCAAAAGGCGGGCTCGAAAGATTTATCAATCAGATTGTGGAAGGCGATTGTCGCGAACTGCTCCCGCAGTTGCCCGACGAATGCGTAGACCTTATTGTCACCTCGCCTCCATACGCTGACCAGCGCAAGCATATCTACGGTGGAGTCCATCCCGACGAATACGTAGATTGGTTTTTGCCTATCTCTGCCGAGCTCAAACGTGTGCTAAAGCCTACCGGCTCCTTCGTGCTGAACATTAAAGAGCGTGTGGTCAACGGGGAGCGGCATACCTACGTGATCGAACTCATCCTGAGAATGCGCGAGCAGGGGTGGCTATGGACGGAAGAGTACATCTGGCACAAGAAAAATACCTACCCCGGTAAATGGCCTAACCGTTTCCGCGATGCCTGGGAACGTTGTCTGCACTTCACCAAGCAGAAGCAGTTCAAGATGTTTCAGGAGGCAGTGATGGTGCCCATGGGCGACTGGCGTCACGCTCGCTTGCGCAAGCTGAGCGAAAACGACCTGCGTCGGGACGTGTCGCGGGTGGGCAGTGGCTTCGGTAAGAGGGTGGCGAACTGGATTGGCAGAGAGCTGGCTTACCCAACGAACGTACTGCACATGGCAACCGAATGTTACAACCGCAACCACGCAGCGACCTTTCCTGTGGACCTGCCTGCCTGGTTCATCAAGCTGTTTACCGAACCGGGCGACCTGGTGTTGGACCCGTTCATGGGTTCAGGAACAACGGCGGTCGCCTGTGTCCGCTTAGGGCGTAAGTATATTGGCTTTGAGTGGAACCCGGAATACGTGCAGGTAGCTCGTGAAAGGGTGGCGAAAGAATCCAGCCAGCCAAACCTGTACACCTTTGCCGAAGAGAGGGCGGAGTATGAACCCCAGTGA
- a CDS encoding multidrug ABC transporter substrate-binding protein, translating into MSLIDSFLTALANLRRHKLRSLLTMLGVIIGVAAVILMVSLVEGARSKVVEEFRRLGSSLIIVVYDPSLRKRGETPGSIEGLRMEDAQAILQECPSVKMVSAEFNVGNQKIRYGAEEMDATVDGCQPEYLYLHNLQVERGRFITQEDLDSWAKVCVLGKEVQKRLFGDRDPIGESIEIAGVSATVVGVLAPKGRTFGEDWDKRVFVPITSLQKRFVGIDLVSVIFAQPRDPERTTETMDEIWQLLMRRHDNQPYFRVDSQERLLSSIGRVLSIFGLVVGAIAGLSLLVGGIGIMNIMLVTVAERTREIGIRKAVGARNRDILLQFLIESMTLSGVGGIIGILLGWGASVLIGWGTRQAKLFGGEGLTTHLPLWAATAGFLFSAAVGIFFGIYPAWRASRLNPIEALRYE; encoded by the coding sequence GTGAGCCTGATCGACTCCTTTCTCACCGCGCTGGCAAACCTGCGCCGACACAAGCTGCGCTCGCTATTGACCATGTTAGGCGTCATCATCGGCGTCGCAGCGGTGATCCTGATGGTGTCGCTGGTGGAGGGGGCGCGTTCGAAAGTCGTGGAAGAGTTTCGCCGTCTGGGCTCCAGCCTGATCATCGTCGTGTACGACCCCTCCCTGCGTAAGCGCGGGGAAACGCCCGGCAGCATCGAGGGACTGCGCATGGAAGACGCGCAGGCGATTCTGCAGGAGTGCCCCAGCGTGAAGATGGTGAGCGCGGAGTTCAACGTGGGCAACCAGAAGATACGCTATGGTGCGGAGGAGATGGACGCCACCGTGGATGGCTGCCAGCCGGAGTATCTGTATCTGCACAATCTGCAGGTGGAGCGCGGGCGTTTCATCACTCAGGAGGACCTGGACAGCTGGGCGAAAGTGTGCGTGCTGGGCAAAGAGGTGCAGAAACGGTTGTTCGGCGACCGTGACCCGATTGGCGAGAGTATAGAGATTGCGGGCGTCTCCGCGACGGTGGTGGGCGTGCTCGCTCCCAAAGGCAGAACCTTCGGCGAGGACTGGGATAAACGGGTGTTTGTGCCCATCACCTCCCTGCAGAAGCGGTTCGTGGGCATAGACCTGGTGTCGGTTATTTTCGCACAGCCACGCGACCCTGAGCGCACTACCGAAACGATGGATGAAATCTGGCAACTGCTCATGCGTCGCCACGACAACCAGCCTTACTTCCGTGTGGATAGTCAGGAGCGGCTGCTTTCCTCCATCGGGCGTGTGTTGAGCATCTTCGGGCTGGTGGTGGGCGCGATAGCGGGTTTGTCGCTGCTGGTAGGCGGTATCGGCATCATGAACATCATGCTGGTTACTGTTGCTGAGCGCACACGCGAAATCGGCATTCGCAAGGCGGTGGGCGCACGCAACCGCGATATCCTGCTGCAATTCCTTATCGAATCGATGACTCTTTCTGGAGTGGGAGGCATCATCGGTATCCTGTTGGGATGGGGCGCCAGTGTGCTTATCGGCTGGGGCACGCGGCAGGCGAAGCTGTTCGGCGGTGAGGGGTTGACCACCCACCTGCCCCTCTGGGCGGCGACCGCTGGTTTCTTGTTTTCGGCGGCGGTGGGCATCTTCTTCGGCATCTACCCCGCATGGCGCGCCTCGCGGTTGAACCCGATAGAGGCACTGCGGTACGAGTAA
- a CDS encoding secretion protein HlyD — protein sequence MRAFLRRRAKLLLFGCLPFLILLGAAGWWGYRWLHKPKPPPRLVEVSRGDVEIIVAESGVLEPLRKVEVKSKIAGRILSLNVEAGDVVREGQLIARIDPVEAEASLRQTEAQLRAAIARLEQAKLLSTYQPTDTAAQIEQARNAVRTAEIRYEQALREAQTQPEVTQAALEQAEASYQAAVDNLNLLLKVTHPQLRTDAQAAVDEARAQRDDAKRQLERQKQLLAKGFVSQREVDLAATQITAAEARLQQAEQRLQTLEEQLRLQRADAESRVKQAKAALEQARAQAKRDELRQKEVEAARAALEDARMRLKLAEANRVQLPMREKEVQQAQASVEQLQSALKEARTRLADTVIRAPMSGVVTQRYIESGELVTSGVATFSSGMPLVQIADLSRMRIKLQVNEVDIGKVKVGQKVEIRLDALRDEVFEGKVRKVAPASAVAQQGAPGGAVIKFPVEVEIEKPDPRMKPGMSAKCRIIVERRQNVLRLPKEALQFVDASTARVSVVHREVVNGKTVDKNETRTVKIGLRGDAFVEILEGLKEGEKVRPQPFTGPKRQQFEMNIGSSNGESREERQQ from the coding sequence GTGAGAGCCTTTTTGCGACGCAGAGCGAAGTTGCTTTTGTTTGGATGTTTACCTTTCTTGATCTTGCTGGGGGCTGCCGGCTGGTGGGGCTATCGCTGGCTGCATAAGCCCAAACCGCCACCGCGTCTGGTAGAGGTCTCTCGCGGCGACGTGGAGATTATCGTTGCCGAGTCGGGCGTGCTGGAGCCGCTGCGCAAGGTGGAAGTGAAAAGCAAAATCGCCGGGCGCATCCTCAGCCTGAATGTGGAAGCGGGCGACGTGGTGCGCGAAGGACAACTGATCGCCCGTATCGACCCCGTAGAGGCGGAAGCCAGCTTGCGCCAGACGGAAGCGCAGTTACGCGCCGCCATCGCCCGGCTCGAGCAGGCAAAGCTGCTCAGCACGTACCAGCCCACCGATACCGCTGCTCAGATTGAGCAGGCGCGCAACGCTGTACGCACCGCCGAGATACGCTACGAGCAGGCGCTGCGTGAAGCACAGACTCAACCTGAGGTGACACAGGCGGCACTGGAGCAGGCGGAAGCCAGCTATCAGGCGGCGGTGGATAACCTGAACCTGCTCCTGAAGGTCACCCACCCGCAGTTGCGCACTGATGCACAGGCGGCAGTGGACGAAGCGCGTGCCCAGCGCGATGACGCCAAACGCCAGCTGGAGCGGCAGAAGCAGCTGCTGGCGAAGGGTTTTGTCTCCCAGCGCGAGGTAGACCTTGCCGCCACACAGATCACCGCCGCCGAGGCACGCCTGCAACAGGCAGAGCAACGCCTGCAAACGCTGGAAGAGCAGTTGCGCCTGCAGCGGGCAGACGCGGAATCGCGAGTGAAACAGGCGAAAGCGGCTCTGGAACAGGCACGCGCCCAGGCGAAGCGCGACGAACTGCGCCAAAAAGAGGTGGAGGCTGCCCGTGCTGCGCTGGAAGACGCCCGCATGAGGTTGAAGCTGGCGGAGGCGAACCGCGTGCAACTGCCCATGCGCGAGAAAGAGGTGCAACAGGCACAGGCGTCGGTCGAGCAGCTGCAAAGCGCGCTGAAAGAGGCACGCACCCGACTGGCGGATACGGTCATCCGCGCCCCGATGAGCGGCGTAGTCACCCAGCGATATATCGAATCGGGCGAGCTGGTCACCTCAGGCGTTGCCACCTTCTCGTCCGGGATGCCGCTGGTGCAAATAGCCGACCTCTCGCGCATGCGTATCAAGCTGCAGGTGAACGAAGTGGACATCGGCAAGGTGAAGGTGGGGCAGAAGGTGGAGATTCGGCTGGATGCCCTGCGCGACGAGGTGTTCGAGGGCAAGGTGCGCAAGGTAGCTCCCGCTTCAGCGGTAGCTCAGCAGGGTGCACCGGGCGGAGCGGTCATCAAGTTCCCTGTAGAGGTGGAGATCGAGAAACCCGACCCGCGCATGAAGCCCGGCATGAGCGCGAAGTGCCGCATCATCGTGGAGCGCCGGCAGAATGTGCTGCGCCTGCCCAAAGAGGCGTTGCAATTCGTGGATGCCAGCACCGCCCGGGTGAGCGTGGTGCATCGCGAGGTGGTGAACGGCAAGACAGTGGACAAAAACGAGACTCGCACCGTCAAAATCGGTCTGCGCGGCGATGCCTTCGTGGAGATTCTGGAAGGTCTGAAAGAGGGCGAGAAGGTGCGTCCTCAGCCGTTCACCGGTCCGAAGCGCCAGCAGTTCGAGATGAACATCGGCTCATCCAACGGAGAGAGCAGGGAGGAGCGCCAACAGTGA
- a CDS encoding glucose-1-phosphate thymidylyltransferase, whose protein sequence is MKGLILSGGKGTRLRPITYTGAKQLIPIANKPVLFYGIEAIRDAGITDVGIIVGDTREEIMQAVGDGSRWGIRVTYIHQPEPLGLAHAVKIAQDFLGEEPFVMYLGDNLVKEGITPFVREFEQMRPNAQILLARVPNPQEFGVAVLEGDRVVRLIEKPKQPPSDLALVGVYMFDRHIFEAVNAIRPSARGELEITDAIQYLIDHGYQVRSHIISGWWKDTGNLDAILEANRILLEDIERDIRAEVDATSRLHGRVSIGGGTRVVRSVIRGPVIIGANCLIENAYIGPFTSIADGVQIVASEIEHSVILEGCRILNVGSRVEDSLLGRNVTVCRDEGKPRAVRLMLGDNSQVNLL, encoded by the coding sequence GTGAAAGGGTTGATACTGAGTGGAGGCAAGGGTACCCGCCTGCGTCCGATTACCTACACGGGCGCGAAACAGCTAATCCCCATTGCCAATAAGCCGGTGCTTTTCTACGGCATCGAGGCGATACGCGATGCCGGCATTACCGATGTGGGCATCATTGTCGGCGATACGCGCGAGGAGATTATGCAGGCAGTGGGCGACGGTAGCCGGTGGGGTATCCGTGTGACCTACATTCACCAGCCGGAACCGCTTGGGCTGGCACACGCGGTCAAAATAGCGCAGGATTTTCTGGGCGAAGAGCCGTTTGTCATGTATCTGGGAGATAACCTGGTCAAGGAAGGCATTACCCCCTTCGTGCGCGAGTTCGAGCAGATGCGTCCCAACGCTCAGATATTGCTGGCGCGCGTGCCCAACCCGCAGGAGTTTGGCGTAGCGGTGCTGGAAGGTGACAGGGTGGTACGCCTCATCGAAAAGCCCAAGCAGCCTCCTTCTGACCTCGCGCTGGTGGGTGTATATATGTTCGACAGACATATCTTCGAGGCGGTGAACGCCATCCGTCCCTCCGCGCGAGGAGAACTGGAAATCACCGACGCCATTCAGTATCTCATCGACCACGGTTATCAGGTGCGCTCGCACATCATCAGCGGATGGTGGAAGGATACGGGCAACCTGGACGCCATTTTGGAGGCGAACCGCATCCTGCTGGAGGACATCGAGCGCGACATCCGTGCCGAGGTGGATGCCACATCGCGCCTGCATGGGCGGGTATCCATTGGCGGGGGCACGCGCGTGGTGCGCAGTGTGATTCGCGGGCCCGTGATCATCGGCGCAAACTGTCTGATAGAGAACGCCTACATCGGTCCTTTCACCTCTATCGCCGACGGCGTGCAAATCGTCGCCAGCGAGATAGAGCACAGCGTGATTCTGGAGGGATGTCGCATCCTGAATGTAGGCTCGCGGGTGGAGGACAGCCTGTTGGGGCGCAACGTCACCGTCTGTCGCGATGAGGGCAAACCGCGTGCCGTGCGGCTGATGCTGGGAGACAACAGTCAGGTCAATCTGCTGTGA